The stretch of DNA TCTACCGGACGTGAACGATGCTTTCGTGGAGTTGCGCGAAGAGAAGACCCGCAGCGCCGCCGACAGAGCGGTGGCCCAGGTGACGCTGCGTAGCCCGCGCACCATCCTGCGAGCCGAAGAGCGGTCGGGCGATATGTTCGCTTCTATCGACGCCGTCTCGGACAAGCTAGAGCGGCGCATCGAGCGCTACAAGGGCAAGTACGCCCGCAACAGCAAGCGCGCCGTCGCCCAGGCCCAGGCCGTGGTCGAACCGGCCGTCGCCGAGGGCGCCGAAGAGGCCCCGGCCCATATCGTCCGCGTCAAGCGTTTCGAGATGCAGCCGATGGACCCGCAGGAAGCCATCGAGCAGATGGAGCTGTTGGGTCACGATTTCTTCGTCTTCCTGAATTCCGATTCCGGCGCCGTCAATGTCGTCTACCGGCGCCGCGACGACAACTTTGGGCTGTTGCAGCCAGAACTGGGCTGAACCAGGCGTCAGGTGCGACGCACTTCCCAAAGTGCGTCGCACCTGAATGCGCAGCTGAACGCCCCTGATGAAACATCTCCTCATCGTTTGCACCGGCAATATCTGCCGCTCGCCGATGGCCGAAGCCCTGTTGGCGCAGGAGATC from Caldilineales bacterium encodes:
- the raiA gene encoding ribosome-associated translation inhibitor RaiA, coding for MKLTIQAHNVELSDWLEQYVNKKIGRLDRFLPDVNDAFVELREEKTRSAADRAVAQVTLRSPRTILRAEERSGDMFASIDAVSDKLERRIERYKGKYARNSKRAVAQAQAVVEPAVAEGAEEAPAHIVRVKRFEMQPMDPQEAIEQMELLGHDFFVFLNSDSGAVNVVYRRRDDNFGLLQPELG